From one Lotus japonicus ecotype B-129 chromosome 3, LjGifu_v1.2 genomic stretch:
- the LOC130746313 gene encoding protein TILLER ANGLE CONTROL 1, with product MKIFNWVHKRFHNNALKDGFASNIKKTEPVMNKDSQALLKQVALTDLLGGWKDGILTIGTLGYDPLKSINHNKEYFALEAEHNGQGEGDQVEHNDEENCYNAEHEENPLMHTTFEHKFEDVVCENHDANASSKEEVVRTFSEIVEVPIVIPNEVMESNEIVEVPLVITNEVMESNNVETDQKKMKGERITLADLFLADSDVKMKLHPAKVFHESSEKPKLKTKHGLSFAKKIIPRVKDNAYPMKDIKKLMKKMLKRKIHPDLELKNHKAEGQEASAAGIIDNHINEGNNSMCVLPN from the exons ATGAAG ATCTTCAACTGGGTGCACAAGAGGTTCCATAATAACGCTCTCAAAG ATGGATTTGCTTCAAACATAAAGAAGACTGAACCTGTAATGAACAAAGATAGTCAAGCTTTGCTGAAACAAGTTGCCCTGACTGATTTGCTAGGTGGTTGGAAAGATGGCATTCTAACCATTGGTACTCTTGGCTATGATCCCCTGAAGTCCATCAACCATAACAAGGAATACTTTGCTTTGGAAGCTGAACATAATGGACAAGGAGAAGGTGATCAAGTGGAGCATAATGATGAGGAAAACTGCTATAATGCTGAGCACGAGGAGAATCCATTGATGCACACCACATTCGAGCACAAGTTCGAGGATGTAGTCTGTGAAAACCATGATGCTAATGCTAGCAGCAAAGAGGAGGTGGTTAGGACCTTCAGTGAAATTGTTGAGGTTCCAATTGTGATTCCTAATGAAGTGATGGAGTCAAACGAAATTGTTGAGGTTCCACTTGTGATTACTAATGAAGTCATGGAGTCAAACAATGTGGAGACTGAtcaaaagaagatgaaaggagAAAGGATCACATTAGCGGACCTCTTCCTGGCTGATTCTGATGTTAAGATGAAACTTCACCCTGCAAAAGTCTTCCATGAGTCAAGTGAAAAACCAAAGCTTAAAACAAAGCATGGACTCTCTTTTGCCAAGAAGATCATTCCCCGTGTTAAGGACAATGCATATCCAATGAAAGATATCAAGAAA ctgatgaagaagatgttaAAGAGGAAAATCCATCCGGATCTTGAGCTCAAGAATCACAAAGCAGAAGGCCAGGAAGCCAGTGCAGCAGGAATCATTGATAATCACATCAATGAAGGCAACAACTCAATGTGTGTTCTTCCAAATTAA